A region from the Vicia villosa cultivar HV-30 ecotype Madison, WI linkage group LG3, Vvil1.0, whole genome shotgun sequence genome encodes:
- the LOC131659908 gene encoding F-box/kelch-repeat protein At3g23880-like produces the protein MVSFSEVNTSIDDISSYSLIEISSSSSNDHDDLLLPLPTLPNELLEEIFCRLPIKLLLQLRCLSKSLNSLISDLKFTKKHLQMSTKNHHLIVTTKGESYVRSYPIQTILKFITINANIHNFPLNEKDFHIVCSCDGILCLVVNLFSIMLWNPSIKKFKLLPPVRSPFQSGSSANVAYGFGYDTFIENYKVVVVFIDASGNKSKIKVHALGTNFWRVVQSDIPVPVDGTLNFVSGTLNWFEDKDYNIVSFNLVNETYQIFMQPGYGIENVVSVNLGVLRDCLCIFANTRDFFDVWQMKQFGNEESWSKLCRVPFCSYFSSIKEIWISDDDQVFLVYTKLLRKNVVVFDINSSIFKIPKIQKIDSLIEPKIYVESLISPCF, from the coding sequence atggtttcatttagtgagGTCAATACTTCAATTGATGATATTTCGTCTTACTCTCTAATTgagatttcttcttcttcctccaatGATCACGATGATTTACTTCTTCCACTACCTACTCTCCCAAACGAACTCCTTGAAGAGATCTTTTGTAGACTTCCAATAAAACTTCTCCTTCAACTCCGTTGTCTTAGCAAGTCCTTAAATTCATTAATCTCAGATCTCAAATTTACAAAAAAACACCTTCAGATGTCAACCAAAAACCACCACCTCATAGTAACCACCAAAGGTGAGTCCTACGTAAGATCTTACCcgattcaaaccattttaaaatttATCACTATCAACGCCAACATACATAACTTTCCTCTCAATGAAAAAGACTTTCATATTGTCTGCTCTTGCGATGGAATACTTTGTCTGGTTGTCAATCTATTCTCTATTATGTTGTGGAACCCTtccattaaaaaattcaaattgttACCTCCTGTAAGAAGTCCATTTCAGAGTGGTAGTAGTGCTAATGTTGCATATGGTTTTGGATATGATACTTTTATTGAAAATTATAAGGTGGTGGTTGTTTTTATCGATGCTAGTGGtaataaatctaaaataaaagtGCATGCTTTAGGCACTAATTTTTGGAGAGTGGTTCAAAGTGATATACCAGTACCGGTGGATGGAACGTTGAACTTTGTAAGCGGCACACTTAATTGGTTTGAAGATAAGGATTATAATATTGTTTCTTTTAATTTGGTAAATGAAACATATCAAATATTTATGCAGCCTGGTTATGGAATAGAAAATGTGGTTAGTGTGAATTTGGGTGTATTGAGGGATTGCTTGTGTATATTCGCCAACACACGTGATTTTTTTGATGTTTGGCAAATGAAGCAGTTCGGAAATGAAGAGTCTTGGTCTAAATTGTGTCGAGTTccgttttgttcatatttttcctCTATAAAGGAAATATGGATTTCTGATGATGACCAGGTGTTTTTGGTATATACAAAATTGTTGAGAAAGAATGTGGTTGTTTTCGATAtcaatagtagtatttttaagaTTCCTAAGATTCAAAAGATCGATAGTTTGATTGAACCTAAAATTTATGTTGAGAGTTTGATATCACCTTGTTTTTAA